One window of Nostoc sp. C052 genomic DNA carries:
- the accD gene encoding acetyl-CoA carboxylase, carboxyltransferase subunit beta, protein MANNEESRGLKSLFDWFANRKKSGATSLERQEREIADGLWHKCSKCGVLAYTKDLKANQMVCVECGHHNRVDSDERIRQLIDHNTWKPLDEHLRPTDPLEFRDRKLYSDRLRETQDKIGLIDAVNTGLGQINGLPIALGVMDFRFMGGSMGSVVGEKLTRMIEQATQRRYPVVIICTSGGARMQEGMLSLMQMAKISAALQRHKDARLLYIPVLTNPTTGGVTASFAMLGDIILAEPKATIGFAGRRVIEQTLREKLPENFQTAEDLLQHGFVDDIVPRTQLKNTLTQLIALHQPVLTTPHMVLWETMSLTSTAAE, encoded by the coding sequence ATGGCTAACAACGAAGAATCACGTGGTTTAAAGTCTCTATTTGATTGGTTTGCAAATCGAAAGAAGTCAGGAGCTACCAGCCTCGAACGCCAAGAGCGTGAAATTGCTGATGGACTTTGGCATAAATGCTCTAAGTGTGGCGTATTGGCATATACAAAAGACCTGAAAGCCAATCAGATGGTTTGTGTTGAATGTGGTCATCACAATCGAGTAGACAGCGATGAGCGCATTCGTCAATTGATAGATCACAATACCTGGAAACCCCTGGATGAGCATTTGCGTCCAACCGATCCGCTGGAATTTCGCGATCGCAAACTCTACAGCGATCGCTTACGCGAAACACAAGATAAAATTGGCTTAATAGACGCAGTTAACACTGGTTTGGGTCAAATCAATGGTTTGCCCATTGCCCTTGGAGTTATGGACTTCCGCTTCATGGGTGGTAGCATGGGTTCGGTTGTGGGAGAAAAACTCACCCGCATGATTGAGCAAGCTACTCAACGGCGATATCCTGTAGTGATCATCTGCACCTCCGGCGGCGCGAGAATGCAGGAAGGAATGCTCTCCTTGATGCAGATGGCAAAAATATCCGCAGCCCTACAGCGTCATAAAGATGCCCGACTATTATATATTCCCGTTTTGACCAACCCCACAACAGGCGGCGTTACCGCTAGTTTTGCAATGTTGGGTGATATCATCTTGGCAGAACCCAAGGCAACCATTGGTTTTGCAGGTCGGCGAGTGATTGAGCAAACCCTGCGGGAAAAACTACCCGAAAACTTTCAAACTGCTGAAGATTTACTCCAGCACGGTTTTGTCGATGATATTGTACCCCGTACTCAATTAAAGAACACCCTAACCCAGCTGATTGCTCTACATCAGCCTGTACTAACAACACCTCACATGGTTTTGTGGGAAACAATGTCTTTGACTTCTACCGCCGCAGAATAA
- the scpB gene encoding SMC-Scp complex subunit ScpB encodes MITATATKIEAILYLKGKPLSLGEIAEYAACDRATVKEGIIELMDNYAHRDSALEVIETPDGYSLQLRSDFHDLVQTMIPVELGVGALRTLAAIALNSPILQSDLINLRGSGVYQHVPELVELGFIRKRRDSDSRSYSLQITPKFHQYFQIEQLPQILSTSQKEEQLELELELELKGVGNRE; translated from the coding sequence ATGATTACAGCCACAGCGACGAAGATAGAAGCAATTCTCTATTTAAAGGGTAAACCCTTGTCGCTCGGCGAAATCGCCGAGTATGCCGCGTGCGATCGCGCCACTGTCAAGGAAGGCATAATTGAACTCATGGACAACTATGCTCACCGAGATAGCGCCCTAGAGGTAATAGAAACCCCAGATGGTTACAGTTTGCAACTACGGTCTGACTTTCATGATTTAGTGCAAACTATGATACCAGTGGAATTGGGTGTAGGTGCATTGCGGACTTTAGCTGCGATCGCTCTCAATAGTCCTATACTCCAGAGTGACTTGATTAACCTGCGCGGTTCAGGGGTATATCAGCACGTTCCTGAACTCGTAGAACTTGGTTTCATCCGCAAGCGCCGAGACAGTGATTCTCGTTCCTACTCATTGCAAATAACCCCAAAATTTCATCAGTACTTCCAAATTGAACAACTCCCGCAAATACTTTCCACCAGCCAGAAGGAAGAACAATTAGAACTAGAACTAGAACTAGAACTAAAGGGAGTGGGGAATAGAGAGTAG
- the ispD gene encoding 2-C-methyl-D-erythritol 4-phosphate cytidylyltransferase — MYLLIPAAGIGKRMGSNRNKLLLKVRSQPIIAWTLLAAEAASSISWIGIISQSNDWPEFNAILADLKLTKPVELIQGGSTRQESVYNGLQSLPVDAEQVLIHDGARCLVTPELFNSCAEAIRHCPGLIAGVSVKDTIKVVDEQGIIQETPDRRKLWAAQTPQGFDVKLLKQCHAEGVRQGWEVTDDAALFEKCGIEVRIVEGEETNLKVTTPQDLAIAEFILTSRGIGD, encoded by the coding sequence GTGTATTTACTAATTCCAGCTGCGGGAATCGGAAAAAGAATGGGGAGTAACCGTAATAAACTCCTACTGAAAGTGCGATCGCAACCAATTATTGCTTGGACTCTATTAGCCGCAGAAGCCGCCAGTAGCATCAGTTGGATCGGGATTATTTCTCAGTCTAACGATTGGCCAGAGTTCAATGCAATTCTCGCCGATCTGAAGCTAACCAAACCAGTAGAATTAATTCAAGGCGGTTCTACCAGGCAAGAATCTGTTTACAATGGTTTGCAATCTCTGCCGGTAGACGCAGAACAAGTTTTGATTCATGATGGTGCTAGATGCTTGGTTACACCAGAATTATTTAACTCTTGTGCCGAGGCAATTCGCCATTGTCCCGGTTTAATTGCTGGTGTGTCGGTCAAAGACACCATCAAAGTTGTCGATGAACAAGGGATAATTCAAGAGACACCCGATAGACGAAAACTATGGGCAGCACAAACTCCCCAAGGATTTGATGTCAAGTTGTTGAAACAGTGCCATGCTGAGGGTGTCCGTCAAGGTTGGGAAGTAACTGACGACGCCGCTTTATTTGAAAAGTGCGGCATCGAAGTCCGAATTGTCGAGGGAGAGGAGACAAATTTAAAAGTGACCACTCCACAAGATTTAGCGATCGCAGAATTTATTCTCACAAGTAGAGGGATTGGGGATTAG
- a CDS encoding glycosyltransferase family 9 protein has translation MRVVALVPGGIGDQILFFPTLDDLKRHYPNAQIDVVVEPRSKAAYQVSKSVHEVLNFDFQDRNSLADWGNLVGNIRDREYDVAIAVKQNWLVGLLLWLTGIPIRIGYQGKGAGFLTHAVPFKPSQYAAALYHDLLQPLEINSPVPELAVNVPKPNIEWAQKEQKRLGVNETGYILINGSSGQLSKSKELDKIYPVESWHQIIHGFQDKQPDLPVLVVKGSDDEQFVRSLLESSPDIKVTAPDDIGKLTAIIAGANLLLSTDNAALQLSVAVQTYTIALFGPTDPVKLLPKNDKFLAIESPTGKTADISPNAVLEKIWGG, from the coding sequence ATGCGAGTAGTAGCCCTTGTACCTGGCGGAATTGGCGACCAAATTCTCTTCTTTCCGACTCTAGATGACCTGAAGCGCCATTACCCTAACGCTCAGATAGATGTCGTTGTTGAACCCCGGTCAAAGGCTGCCTACCAAGTGAGCAAGTCGGTTCACGAGGTACTGAACTTTGATTTTCAAGACCGTAATAGTCTGGCAGATTGGGGTAATTTGGTCGGCAACATTCGCGATCGCGAATACGATGTTGCCATTGCTGTTAAGCAAAATTGGTTGGTGGGTCTTTTACTCTGGTTGACGGGAATTCCGATACGTATTGGCTACCAAGGCAAAGGAGCGGGTTTTCTTACCCATGCTGTGCCGTTCAAGCCATCCCAGTATGCGGCGGCATTATACCACGATTTGCTGCAACCATTGGAAATAAATAGCCCCGTCCCAGAGTTAGCCGTAAATGTGCCAAAACCAAATATTGAGTGGGCACAAAAGGAACAAAAACGTTTAGGGGTGAATGAAACAGGCTATATCTTGATTAATGGCAGTTCTGGCCAGTTATCTAAGTCTAAAGAACTGGATAAAATCTATCCTGTCGAAAGTTGGCATCAAATTATTCATGGCTTTCAAGACAAGCAGCCGGATCTGCCTGTATTGGTCGTTAAGGGGTCTGATGATGAGCAATTTGTGCGATCGCTCCTGGAGTCTTCTCCAGATATCAAAGTAACTGCCCCAGATGATATTGGCAAGTTAACTGCCATAATTGCCGGCGCAAATTTGCTGCTGTCTACTGATAATGCAGCACTACAACTGAGTGTTGCTGTCCAAACCTATACCATTGCCCTATTTGGGCCCACCGATCCGGTTAAGTTGCTGCCGAAAAACGATAAATTTCTGGCCATTGAATCCCCCACGGGAAAAACTGCGGATATTTCACCAAACGCAGTTTTAGAGAAGATTTGGGGCGGCTAA
- a CDS encoding CRR6 family NdhI maturation factor produces MTIAIALNNDFINNLDLSPASTVIEKLLQDGVTSHEQQLRFDINYDLEPGDPRELSEIPEVRLWFVRLDAKYPWLPFLLDWKAGEFARYAAMLVPHQFSSKEGIQYNPEALEIFLMHKIFILGDWLKQQDIPSLSRLKSMAQMLGYELDDAFFGIF; encoded by the coding sequence ATAACAATTGCGATCGCACTCAATAATGACTTCATTAACAATCTGGATCTGTCGCCTGCATCAACGGTGATTGAGAAACTGCTGCAAGATGGGGTTACATCCCATGAACAGCAGCTACGTTTTGATATCAATTACGATCTCGAACCTGGCGATCCACGGGAACTATCAGAAATTCCAGAGGTGCGGCTGTGGTTTGTGCGCCTAGATGCCAAATATCCCTGGTTGCCATTTTTACTAGATTGGAAAGCAGGAGAGTTTGCTCGTTATGCTGCCATGCTTGTACCACACCAGTTTAGTTCCAAAGAAGGTATTCAGTATAATCCCGAAGCCTTAGAGATATTTTTGATGCACAAAATTTTTATCTTAGGTGATTGGCTCAAACAGCAAGACATCCCTAGCCTATCGCGGCTGAAGTCTATGGCCCAAATGCTGGGCTATGAATTAGATGATGCTTTTTTTGGGATATTTTAA
- a CDS encoding Fur family transcriptional regulator produces the protein MQKQTITTKPIRSLEDALERCQILGMRVSRQRRFILELLWQANEHLAAREIYDRLNLQGKEIGHTSVYQNLEALSSQGIIECIERCDGRLYGNISDSHSHVNCIDTNQILDVHVELPEDFIRKIEEQTGVRITDYSINFFGYRNSQEG, from the coding sequence ATGCAAAAACAAACAATTACTACAAAACCAATTCGTTCCTTAGAAGATGCCCTTGAGCGCTGTCAAATTCTGGGTATGCGCGTCAGTCGTCAGCGTCGCTTTATTCTGGAACTACTTTGGCAAGCAAATGAACACCTTGCAGCAAGGGAGATTTACGATCGCTTGAACCTACAAGGCAAAGAGATCGGTCATACTTCTGTTTATCAAAACTTAGAAGCATTATCAAGTCAAGGCATCATTGAATGTATTGAACGCTGTGATGGACGTTTGTACGGTAATATCAGTGACTCTCACAGTCATGTCAACTGTATAGACACAAATCAAATTCTTGATGTTCATGTAGAACTGCCAGAAGATTTTATCCGCAAAATTGAAGAACAAACAGGAGTGCGGATTACTGACTACAGTATTAACTTTTTTGGCTACCGTAATTCGCAGGAGGGTTAG